Proteins from one Syntrophaceae bacterium genomic window:
- a CDS encoding acyl-CoA dehydrogenase, with product MGSLIVDERDQKFLLYELLDVEKLCAADRFQDLSADLFDMILTEARKLATEEILPTLAAADRAECSLKDGNVAVPEVFHRPYRLYCEGGWMGMSRPAEHGGQGLPIVISSAAKEWFMHNFAFHAYPGLTEGAAHLVETFGTEEQKRKYMEKMYSGAWGGTMALTEPGAGSDVGNLKTKAVRMPDGTFRLSGTKIFITGGDSDLTENIVHPVLARIEGDPPGTAGISIFLVPKFLVNDDGTLGKRNDYTIGNIEHKMGLKGSATCLINFGDNGDCYAELLGAERQGMRVMFQMMNEARIGVGLQGLSSGSIAYLHALQYAKERFQGSSLMNMKNPEAPRVPIIQHPDVRRMLLWMKAQVEGMRVLMYYTAWCVDKARTAVEDGEREKWTGLLEILTPICKAYCSDMAFRVTEQAIQVYGGYGFCQEYPVEQFMRDEKIASLYEGTNGIQALDLVGRKLGMKKGIYFINLLGEIGAVTARYRERPLLSGLSDGVQAAANVLGEMAMFFGASSKAGKFMIPVANAYPFLMMMGKVVLGWLLLWEAGVAEEKLEALCRENGVAPEDLFKLFEVHDLLRNNADAAFYQGKIAAAKYFIRHVLPEVEAAAQSIRSEDLSMLEIADESFG from the coding sequence ATGGGAAGCTTGATTGTTGACGAACGGGATCAGAAGTTTCTTCTCTACGAACTGCTGGACGTGGAAAAACTGTGTGCAGCGGATCGCTTTCAGGATCTCTCGGCGGATCTGTTCGACATGATTCTCACCGAGGCCCGGAAACTGGCAACGGAGGAGATCCTGCCCACCCTCGCCGCGGCGGATCGCGCGGAGTGCTCCCTGAAGGACGGCAACGTCGCCGTGCCGGAGGTCTTCCATCGTCCCTACAGGCTGTACTGCGAGGGCGGATGGATGGGCATGAGCCGCCCCGCCGAGCACGGCGGACAGGGACTGCCCATCGTGATCAGCTCGGCGGCGAAGGAATGGTTCATGCACAACTTCGCCTTTCATGCCTATCCCGGCCTCACCGAGGGGGCGGCGCACCTCGTCGAGACCTTCGGAACGGAGGAGCAGAAACGGAAATACATGGAAAAAATGTATTCCGGCGCCTGGGGTGGCACCATGGCCCTGACGGAGCCGGGTGCCGGGTCCGACGTGGGCAACCTCAAGACGAAGGCCGTCCGTATGCCCGACGGGACCTTCCGCCTCTCGGGAACGAAGATCTTCATCACCGGGGGAGACAGCGACCTGACGGAAAACATCGTCCACCCGGTCCTGGCGCGCATCGAAGGAGATCCTCCCGGGACGGCGGGCATCTCCATCTTTCTCGTCCCGAAGTTCCTGGTGAACGACGACGGGACGCTGGGAAAGAGGAACGATTACACCATCGGCAACATCGAACACAAAATGGGGCTCAAGGGCTCGGCGACCTGCCTGATCAACTTCGGCGACAACGGGGATTGTTATGCCGAGCTTCTCGGCGCGGAACGGCAGGGCATGCGCGTCATGTTCCAGATGATGAACGAGGCCCGCATCGGCGTCGGCCTCCAGGGGCTGTCCAGCGGCTCCATCGCGTATCTTCACGCCCTTCAGTATGCCAAGGAGCGGTTTCAGGGGTCGTCGCTCATGAACATGAAGAACCCCGAGGCGCCCCGGGTTCCCATCATCCAGCACCCCGACGTCCGCCGGATGCTCCTGTGGATGAAGGCCCAGGTGGAAGGAATGCGGGTCCTCATGTACTACACGGCCTGGTGCGTCGACAAGGCCCGCACGGCGGTCGAGGACGGCGAACGGGAAAAGTGGACGGGACTTCTGGAGATCCTCACGCCGATCTGCAAGGCCTACTGCTCCGACATGGCGTTCCGGGTGACCGAGCAGGCCATCCAGGTCTATGGAGGATATGGCTTCTGCCAGGAATACCCCGTGGAGCAGTTCATGCGGGACGAGAAGATCGCCTCCCTTTACGAGGGGACGAACGGCATCCAGGCCCTGGACCTGGTGGGACGCAAGCTGGGCATGAAAAAGGGCATCTACTTCATCAACCTCCTCGGCGAGATCGGGGCCGTCACGGCCCGGTACAGGGAAAGGCCCCTTCTGAGCGGGTTGTCCGACGGCGTCCAGGCCGCCGCCAACGTGCTCGGCGAAATGGCCATGTTCTTCGGAGCCAGCAGCAAGGCCGGGAAATTCATGATTCCCGTCGCCAATGCCTATCCGTTTCTCATGATGATGGGCAAGGTCGTCCTCGGGTGGCTCCTCCTCTGGGAGGCCGGCGTGGCGGAAGAAAAGCTCGAAGCCCTGTGCCGGGAGAACGGCGTCGCCCCGGAAGACCTCTTCAAGCTTTTTGAGGTCCACGATCTACTGAGAAACAACGCTGATGCGGCGTTCTACCAGGGAAAGATTGCGGCGGCGAAATACTTCATCCGGCACGTCCTGCCGGAGGTGGAAGCGGCGGCGCAGTCCATCCGCAGCGAAGACCTCTCCATGCTGGAGATTGCCGACGAGAGTTTCGGCTGA
- a CDS encoding arginine decarboxylase, pyruvoyl-dependent, whose protein sequence is MIGYVPKKIFFTKGVGVHREELHSFELALRDAGIEKCNLVQVSSIMPPGCKVVSKPNGLKELKPGAITFCVMSRCCSNEMRRLLAASVGCAVPADKGAYGYISEHHAFGQTEKQAGEYAEDLAAAMLASTLGIDFNVDESWDEKKEIFKISGKIVRTLNSTQSSIVKANSYTTVLAAAVFLF, encoded by the coding sequence ATGATTGGATATGTCCCGAAGAAGATCTTCTTCACGAAAGGGGTGGGTGTCCACCGGGAAGAACTCCATTCGTTCGAGTTGGCTCTTCGGGACGCGGGAATCGAAAAGTGCAACCTGGTCCAGGTGTCCAGCATCATGCCACCAGGGTGCAAAGTGGTTTCCAAACCGAACGGCCTCAAGGAGCTCAAGCCCGGGGCCATAACCTTCTGTGTCATGAGCCGCTGTTGCAGCAACGAGATGAGGCGCCTGCTCGCCGCCTCCGTGGGCTGCGCCGTCCCCGCCGACAAGGGCGCCTACGGGTACATCAGCGAGCACCATGCCTTCGGCCAGACGGAGAAACAGGCCGGGGAATACGCTGAAGACCTGGCGGCGGCCATGCTGGCATCGACCCTCGGGATCGACTTCAACGTCGACGAGAGCTGGGACGAAAAAAAGGAAATCTTCAAGATCAGCGGAAAGATCGTCCGGACCCTGAACAGCACGCAGTCGAGCATCGTCAAGGCAAACAGCTACACGACCGTCCTCGCGGCGGCCGTGTTCCTTTTCTGA
- a CDS encoding GAF domain-containing protein: MLPDPRYIAYATAIPPVLGFFVLVFLTAVTLLKGRRTPANRLFAVLCLLGALNNADLAMLSLITDGERVLAVERLIYVVFVFSLPVYIQFVHRLLGIMGRRWTERLAWLLGFGLLPLTQTDLFIRGLHRGARGFVAEAGPAFHIFSILAGCTLAYCLSLLVQGLGRSADNRERNRLKYITAGVGISSLLIALNILPVIGLDIHPMGGFSFVPAAILAYGILRYDLLDAGAVIRRGIVYSILVLLLAALCAAGLSLIHVLFVRNGFHDVAATSLLLALMMVFLFQPIRERVQAFLDRLFFRGGYDARRLLRELSGELASLKHSDEVRDLLFASISEAIPVGRFFLLVRDAGTGRFRAYGRGEDSAGLEDMPPDHPLALLLEEAGEPVSRSQLDEEAGVVPGGESPTAFLDAYRIDLAVPMLSRNRLIGAILLGQKRSGALFVHEDLELLDTIANQAAIAIENAAGYEEIERMNRELERRIEERTAELRRMLEEKEQTQQQLIRSESLASIGQLVAGTAHELNNPLASASSLIESSLDELRERPVEGASGEVLDDLRFSLKELRRAGSIVRSLLDLSRQTQTYTEPVDLHAVVDDALRILYNSYKLLPVHIERRYAADLPRVEGNFANLGQVFVNIVKNALDALPGEGGAITITTATDGGREGNRVSVSFRDTGQGIPDGRLVDIFKPFFTTKEVGRGTGLGLYISHEIIKRHGGEILVRSEGGQGTEVTVLLPARRMP, translated from the coding sequence ATGCTTCCCGATCCCCGATACATCGCTTACGCCACTGCCATCCCCCCCGTTCTCGGCTTTTTCGTTCTCGTCTTTCTCACCGCCGTCACCCTTCTGAAGGGGCGACGAACGCCCGCAAACCGGCTTTTTGCCGTCCTGTGCCTTCTTGGGGCCCTCAACAACGCGGACCTGGCGATGCTGAGCCTCATAACCGACGGTGAACGGGTGCTCGCCGTAGAGCGGCTGATCTATGTCGTCTTCGTGTTCAGCCTGCCCGTGTACATCCAGTTCGTTCACCGCCTGCTGGGCATCATGGGGCGGCGATGGACGGAGCGTCTTGCCTGGCTCCTCGGCTTCGGATTGCTGCCGCTGACGCAGACGGATCTGTTCATCCGGGGGCTTCACCGGGGTGCCCGCGGATTCGTCGCCGAGGCGGGGCCCGCATTCCATATCTTTTCCATCCTGGCGGGATGCACGCTGGCATACTGCCTTTCTCTCCTGGTGCAGGGCCTGGGAAGGTCCGCCGACAACCGGGAGCGGAACCGGCTTAAATACATCACGGCCGGGGTAGGAATCAGCTCGCTCTTGATTGCCCTGAACATCCTGCCGGTCATCGGGCTGGACATTCATCCCATGGGGGGCTTCAGTTTCGTGCCGGCGGCGATCCTGGCCTACGGCATCCTCCGCTATGACCTGCTGGATGCCGGGGCGGTGATCCGCAGGGGGATCGTCTATTCGATCCTGGTGCTCCTCCTGGCGGCGCTTTGTGCGGCCGGCCTTTCCCTCATTCATGTGCTGTTTGTCCGCAACGGTTTCCACGATGTCGCCGCTACGTCCCTCCTGCTGGCCCTGATGATGGTCTTCCTGTTCCAGCCGATCCGGGAACGGGTTCAGGCCTTCCTGGACCGCCTGTTCTTCCGCGGCGGGTACGATGCCCGCAGGCTTCTTCGGGAGTTGAGCGGCGAACTGGCGAGCCTGAAGCACTCCGACGAGGTCCGGGACCTGCTGTTCGCGTCCATATCGGAGGCCATCCCGGTCGGGCGATTTTTCCTGCTTGTCCGGGACGCCGGGACCGGCCGCTTCCGGGCGTACGGGCGGGGAGAGGATTCCGCCGGACTGGAGGATATGCCGCCGGACCATCCCCTGGCTCTGCTCCTGGAGGAAGCGGGCGAACCGGTCAGCCGCTCCCAACTGGATGAAGAGGCCGGGGTCGTGCCGGGAGGTGAATCCCCGACGGCGTTTCTTGACGCGTACCGGATCGACCTCGCTGTGCCCATGCTGTCCCGGAACCGGCTGATTGGAGCGATCCTGCTGGGGCAGAAACGATCGGGGGCACTGTTCGTCCATGAAGATCTGGAACTGCTGGACACGATCGCCAACCAGGCGGCCATCGCGATCGAAAACGCCGCCGGGTATGAGGAGATCGAGCGGATGAACCGGGAGCTGGAGCGGCGGATCGAAGAGCGGACCGCCGAACTCCGCAGGATGCTGGAGGAAAAGGAGCAAACGCAGCAGCAGCTGATCCGATCCGAGAGCCTGGCCTCCATCGGCCAGCTCGTGGCGGGAACGGCCCATGAGCTGAACAATCCCCTGGCCAGTGCCTCCAGCCTGATTGAATCATCCCTCGATGAACTCCGGGAGCGGCCGGTCGAGGGGGCATCCGGGGAGGTGCTGGACGATCTCCGGTTTTCCCTGAAGGAGCTTCGCCGTGCCGGCTCAATTGTCCGGAGCCTGCTGGACCTTTCACGCCAGACCCAGACCTACACGGAACCGGTTGACCTTCACGCCGTGGTGGACGACGCGCTCCGGATCCTGTATAACAGCTACAAGCTCCTGCCGGTGCACATTGAACGACGGTATGCGGCGGACCTGCCGCGGGTGGAGGGCAACTTCGCCAATCTCGGCCAGGTCTTCGTCAACATCGTCAAAAATGCCCTCGATGCTCTGCCGGGGGAAGGGGGGGCGATCACCATCACCACCGCCACCGACGGCGGCCGGGAGGGCAACCGCGTGTCCGTGTCGTTCCGCGACACCGGACAGGGGATTCCCGACGGCCGGTTGGTGGACATCTTCAAGCCCTTCTTCACCACCAAAGAGGTCGGACGGGGAACGGGTCTCGGGCTCTACATTTCCCATGAGATCATCAAGCGGCACGGGGGAGAGATCCTCGTCCGCAGTGAAGGGGGGCAGGGGACGGAGGTGACGGTCCTGCTGCCGGCAAGGAGAATGCCATGA
- the speB gene encoding agmatinase, translating to MNFGGLDPEFCALGQSAFVVIPVPYDLTSTYQSGSRRGPLAILEASGNMELYDEELDRETYRSGIHTAPAIEADASGPESMVLTVRERVEEVLDLEKIPVLLGGEHSVSLGAVQAVRRKYPGLSVLQLDAHADLRDAYQGTPFSHACIARRIVELCPLVQAGIRSMSAPEALYLKDSGIRSFSADFVMAGEENLDRISELLEGDLYITVDLDALDPAFMPATGTPEPGGIDWRALTGLLRRVSRRARIRGFDVVELSPLPGLVAPDFLAAKLVYRMMGYAGLTAAL from the coding sequence ATGAATTTCGGGGGCTTGGATCCTGAATTCTGTGCTCTGGGGCAGTCCGCATTCGTCGTGATTCCCGTTCCCTACGACCTGACCTCGACCTACCAGTCGGGGTCCCGCCGGGGTCCGCTGGCGATCCTGGAGGCTTCGGGCAACATGGAGCTTTACGACGAAGAGCTGGACCGGGAGACCTATCGCTCGGGGATTCATACCGCTCCCGCCATCGAAGCGGATGCGTCGGGGCCGGAATCCATGGTCCTCACCGTAAGGGAACGGGTGGAGGAAGTTCTCGATCTGGAAAAGATTCCCGTCCTTCTGGGAGGCGAACACAGCGTTTCCCTGGGGGCCGTCCAGGCGGTCCGGCGGAAGTATCCGGGACTCAGCGTGCTCCAGCTGGACGCCCACGCGGACCTGCGGGACGCCTATCAGGGTACGCCCTTCAGCCATGCCTGCATCGCCAGGAGGATCGTGGAGCTTTGTCCCCTCGTCCAGGCTGGCATCCGCAGCATGAGCGCGCCGGAGGCGCTATACCTGAAAGACTCGGGGATCCGATCGTTTTCTGCCGATTTTGTCATGGCAGGCGAGGAAAACCTGGACCGTATCAGCGAACTCCTGGAGGGGGACCTTTACATCACCGTGGATCTGGATGCCCTCGACCCGGCCTTCATGCCCGCCACGGGAACGCCGGAGCCCGGCGGCATCGACTGGAGAGCCCTCACGGGACTGCTCCGGCGGGTCTCGCGGCGGGCCCGGATCCGGGGCTTCGACGTCGTGGAGCTTTCCCCCCTTCCGGGTCTCGTGGCCCCCGATTTCCTGGCGGCAAAACTTGTCTACCGAATGATGGGGTATGCCGGATTAACGGCAGCCCTTTGA
- a CDS encoding UDP-2,3-diacylglucosamine diphosphatase, whose amino-acid sequence MRAIFLSDTHLIDRHEPVYGAVMRFLEGLQGPRGAPGGVQAPGDGAGRCDALFLAGDFFDFWFGREGRIFPDFLPVIERLTALRDQGVRIGLCEGNHDFFLGDYFTGVLGMEVFPDWAELDLDGKRVLLTHGDVIDPPDSGAALVRKVLRSPFIYRLQRILPFPFVWRAARLTSLASRRFSGEAESLLVDGMRRFALEKFGEGYDAVICGHSHRPVIEHYETAGLTRTFLTLGDWLRHCSFGVFEDGVFSLSFYKP is encoded by the coding sequence ATGAGGGCAATTTTTCTTTCCGATACGCACCTGATCGACCGGCACGAGCCGGTCTATGGGGCGGTGATGCGGTTTCTGGAAGGATTGCAGGGTCCCCGCGGCGCACCCGGAGGAGTGCAGGCCCCCGGCGACGGGGCGGGGCGCTGCGACGCCCTGTTCCTTGCCGGGGATTTCTTTGATTTCTGGTTCGGCCGGGAGGGCCGGATCTTTCCCGATTTCCTTCCCGTCATCGAGCGGTTGACCGCCCTCCGGGACCAGGGGGTCCGGATCGGACTCTGCGAGGGCAATCACGATTTCTTCCTGGGGGACTACTTCACCGGTGTCCTGGGCATGGAGGTTTTTCCCGACTGGGCGGAACTCGATCTGGACGGGAAGCGGGTCCTCCTGACCCACGGCGACGTCATCGATCCGCCCGATTCAGGGGCCGCCCTGGTTCGTAAAGTGCTCCGGAGCCCTTTTATCTACCGGCTCCAGCGAATCCTGCCGTTCCCCTTCGTCTGGCGGGCTGCCCGCCTGACCTCCCTGGCGAGCCGCCGCTTCTCCGGGGAGGCGGAGAGCCTCCTCGTCGACGGCATGCGCCGCTTCGCCCTCGAAAAGTTCGGAGAGGGATACGATGCCGTCATCTGCGGCCACAGCCACCGGCCCGTCATCGAGCACTACGAGACGGCCGGGCTGACCCGCACCTTCCTGACTCTCGGCGACTGGCTCCGCCACTGCTCCTTTGGAGTATTCGAAGACGGCGTGTTTTCACTGTCGTTTTACAAGCCCTGA
- a CDS encoding enoyl-CoA hydratase: protein MYMYETYTVEKRPEQKTAILYLNRPEKMNAMNWPFWRDLALVVDELEKDPEVEAVVVAGKGRAFSVGIDIFGFASEFLETISAATPANREDFRRLILQMQQGFNRMHSGDNIYIAAIHHYCLGGGLDLAAACDIRLASSDAVISLREARVAIVADMGSLNRLPRIIGQGNARLMAFTARDFTAAECLRMGLLSEIFDTPEALLEGALKLAAEITDNPRSAVRGSKRLLNFMENHSVEEGLDYVALWNSSFFSIRDVQEAAMKSAGKGKKKD from the coding sequence ATGTACATGTACGAAACCTACACGGTGGAAAAGAGACCCGAACAGAAGACCGCCATCCTCTACCTGAACCGGCCGGAGAAGATGAACGCCATGAACTGGCCTTTCTGGAGGGACCTGGCGCTGGTGGTGGACGAACTGGAGAAGGACCCCGAGGTGGAGGCGGTCGTGGTTGCCGGAAAAGGCAGGGCCTTCAGCGTCGGCATCGATATCTTCGGTTTCGCTTCGGAATTCCTGGAGACCATCAGCGCTGCGACCCCCGCGAACAGGGAGGACTTCCGCCGCCTGATTCTCCAGATGCAGCAGGGATTCAACCGGATGCACAGCGGCGACAACATCTACATTGCCGCCATCCACCATTACTGCCTCGGCGGAGGGCTCGACCTGGCCGCCGCCTGCGACATCCGCCTGGCGTCGAGCGATGCCGTCATCTCCCTCCGGGAAGCACGGGTCGCCATCGTGGCGGACATGGGCAGCCTGAACCGGCTCCCCCGGATCATCGGCCAGGGCAATGCGAGGCTCATGGCCTTCACGGCCCGGGACTTCACCGCCGCCGAGTGCCTCCGGATGGGCCTGCTCAGCGAGATATTCGACACACCGGAAGCGCTTCTGGAGGGGGCGTTGAAGCTGGCGGCGGAGATCACCGACAACCCTCGCTCCGCCGTGAGGGGATCCAAGCGGCTCCTGAACTTCATGGAAAACCACAGCGTCGAGGAGGGACTGGATTACGTGGCCCTTTGGAATTCCTCTTTTTTCAGCATCCGGGACGTTCAGGAGGCGGCCATGAAGTCCGCCGGCAAGGGGAAGAAGAAGGACTGA
- a CDS encoding DUF554 domain-containing protein produces MTGTIVNTGAVVAGSLLGLAAGKRLPERMKTLLLQCLGLSTLLIGLQMALSGKELMANIACLLLGAIIGEAVNLEGWIEQLGEWLKARARSGSSTFVEGFVTSSLLYVTGAMVIVGSIQDGVAGDPRTLYIKSLLDGVASIALASALGPGVLFSALSVLAVQGSLTLLASRLVFLQAPAVLDAVTATGGLLIVAIGINLLELTKIRIGNLIPALVLAILWGVWK; encoded by the coding sequence TTGACCGGAACCATTGTCAACACCGGCGCCGTCGTCGCCGGAAGCCTCCTCGGCCTGGCCGCGGGGAAACGTCTTCCGGAGCGCATGAAAACGCTCCTTCTTCAGTGCCTCGGCCTGTCGACCCTGCTCATCGGTCTCCAGATGGCCCTCTCCGGCAAGGAACTTATGGCCAACATCGCCTGCCTGCTCCTCGGCGCCATCATCGGCGAGGCGGTGAACCTCGAAGGGTGGATCGAGCAACTCGGCGAGTGGCTGAAGGCCCGGGCCCGCTCCGGCTCCTCCACGTTCGTGGAGGGCTTTGTCACCTCCTCCCTGCTCTACGTGACGGGCGCCATGGTCATCGTCGGCTCCATCCAGGACGGCGTGGCGGGGGATCCCCGGACGTTGTACATCAAATCCCTTCTCGACGGCGTGGCGTCCATCGCCCTGGCCTCCGCGCTGGGTCCGGGCGTCCTTTTCTCCGCCCTCTCGGTCCTCGCCGTCCAAGGGAGCCTGACGCTCCTGGCGTCGCGGCTTGTTTTCCTCCAGGCCCCCGCGGTCCTCGACGCGGTCACCGCCACGGGAGGGCTCCTCATTGTGGCCATCGGGATCAACCTCCTGGAGCTCACGAAAATCCGGATCGGCAACCTGATCCCGGCCCTGGTCCTGGCAATCCTCTGGGGGGTCTGGAAATAA
- a CDS encoding response regulator: MNGLLIVDDEEGVRRSLKKVLERDGYDVCMAESGGEAIQLVRERGEDIETVISDYKMPGVDGMETLIAIGRINPEITRIMLTGYATMESAIEAVNQGIDGFLTKPFENNELRAKIREFNVKKRLKQFVPEQVLGELQKRGKGIQPISQTVTVVFTDIRGFTEIAEGMTPEEVARFLNLYYFSPLDGIILEYNGTLDKHIGDGIMSLFGAPVAGPDDALRAVRSALGMRDEIARINERLSGRPKELAIGIGIATGEVMAGIFGSHRKKEYTVFGAAVNLAARLIGAAKGNQILVCERTWEQVRDAVEAVRLDPFPIRGIKRKVAIYEVRGENCLTNGRDGA; encoded by the coding sequence ATGAACGGATTGCTCATTGTTGACGACGAGGAAGGTGTGCGGCGGTCTTTGAAGAAGGTCCTGGAGCGGGATGGATATGATGTATGCATGGCGGAGAGCGGCGGGGAGGCGATCCAACTGGTCCGGGAACGGGGGGAGGACATAGAGACGGTCATCTCCGACTACAAGATGCCGGGAGTCGACGGGATGGAGACCCTGATCGCCATCGGACGGATCAATCCCGAGATCACCCGGATCATGCTGACGGGTTACGCCACGATGGAGAGCGCCATCGAGGCGGTGAACCAGGGGATTGACGGCTTCCTGACGAAGCCGTTCGAAAATAACGAACTGAGGGCGAAGATCCGGGAATTCAATGTCAAAAAGCGGCTCAAGCAGTTTGTCCCCGAGCAGGTTCTCGGGGAGCTCCAGAAACGGGGGAAGGGCATCCAGCCCATCAGCCAGACTGTGACGGTCGTGTTCACCGACATCCGGGGATTCACCGAGATCGCCGAGGGGATGACACCGGAGGAAGTCGCCCGTTTTCTCAACCTGTATTATTTTTCCCCGCTCGATGGGATCATCCTGGAGTACAACGGCACCCTGGACAAGCACATCGGGGACGGAATCATGAGCCTCTTCGGCGCCCCGGTGGCCGGTCCCGACGACGCCCTCCGGGCGGTCCGCAGCGCCCTCGGCATGCGGGACGAAATCGCGCGCATCAACGAGCGGCTCTCGGGTCGTCCGAAAGAACTGGCCATCGGCATCGGCATTGCGACAGGGGAGGTGATGGCGGGCATCTTCGGGTCTCACCGGAAAAAGGAGTACACCGTCTTCGGCGCCGCCGTGAACCTGGCCGCCCGGCTGATCGGGGCGGCAAAGGGGAACCAGATCCTGGTCTGCGAACGGACCTGGGAGCAGGTCCGGGACGCCGTGGAGGCCGTCCGCCTGGATCCCTTCCCCATCCGGGGAATCAAGCGGAAGGTGGCGATATATGAGGTGCGGGGAGAAAACTGCTTGACAAACGGACGGGACGGAGCGTAA